A region of the Mus musculus strain C57BL/6J chromosome X, GRCm38.p6 C57BL/6J genome:
CTCCTGACTTCTGTCCCCGATGACATCACCATTGTCCCGCCCCCTGACTTCCTGTCCCCGATGACGTCACCCTTGTCCCGCCCCCTGACTTCCTGCCCCCGATGACGTcactcctgccccacccctgaCTTCCTGTCCCCGATGACGTCACCCTTGTCCCGCCCCCTGACTTCCTGTCCCCGCCCCCGCAGGCCCCGCCTACACCAACTCCCCCCTGGCGTCCACCTTCCTGGTCGCGGGCAGCCCCCTGTCTCAGCGCAGCCTCCTGCTCTACCTGGCGGGCACCACCTACCTGTGCTGGGGGCACCTGGCGGACGGCGTGAGGTGGGCGGGGCCTGGGGGTTGCGGGGGCGGGGCCAGGGGCGGGGTCACACAGGCCACGCCCATGAGCAACCAGGCCCTGCCCACCACCCTCAGCTTAGTGAAGCCCCGCCCACGGCGAGGCCAAGCCCCCACCCGTGACCTTTGACCTTCAGTGGGTGTTAGCGGGGTGGGCGGGGTCACGCGAATCGGTCCCGCCCCCTCCGCAGGGAAGGGCGGAGCCAGTACGCGAGGGCCGTGGGCGTCGACGCGGACGACCCCTTCACCGCCATCTACAGGTGACGCCGGCCCCGCcccgggggaggggggacaggaaGTGACATCCCTGGTGCAGGAAGTGACCCTTAGGGGACAGGAAGTGACTCTGGGGTGACAGGAAATGACATCAATGGTGTAGGAAGTGAGGCTTGGGGCACAGGAAGTGACTCTGGGAGGACAGGAAGTGACTCTGGTGGGACAGGAAATGACATCATTGGTGCAGGAAGTGAGGCTTGGGGCACAGGAAGTGAATCTGGGAGGATAGCAAATGACATCACTGGTGCAGGAAGTGACCCTGGAGGGACAGGAAGTGACCCTGAGGGTACAGGAAGTGACCCTGGGAGGACAGGAAGTGATATCACTGGTCTAGGAAGTGACCTTTGGGGGACAGGAAGTGACCCTGAGGGGAAAGGAAGTGACTCTGGTGGGACAGGAAGTGACATCATTGGTGCAGGAAGTGAGGCTTGGGGCACAGGAAGTGAATCTGGGAGGATAGCAAGTGACATCACTGGTGCAGGAAGTGACCCTGGAGGGACAGGAAGTGACCCTGAGGGTACAGGAAGTGACCCTGGGAGGACAGGAAGTGACATCACTGGTCTAGGAAGTGACCTTTGGGGGACAGGAAGTGAACCTGAGGGGACAGGAAGTGACTCTGGTGTGACAGGAAGGACATCATTGGTGCAGGAATTGACGGGGGACCCCGCCGTTCTCCCGGCCCCGCCCCCTTTTGACTGACAGGTCGGAGGCCGAGCGCCTGCTGTTCATGCGGGGCCTGCAGGAGACCTGGAGCCTGTGCGGGGGGCGGGTCCTCACGGCCTTCGACCTCTCGCCCTTCAGGGTCATCTGCGACCTCGGTGGTGAGCGGCCACgcccacttcctcctccccagccccacccacctCAGCTCCCTGGGGTCTGTGATGACATCAGCAGGTTTGGGcatcagacagagagacaggaagtgaAGTCATCAGGGGACAGGAGGTGACGTCACTGTGGGTGGATCCAATGCTCAGTGGGGACAGGAAGTGATGCCATTGGGGTTGGGCGGGTTCATCCAACTGTAGACAGGAAGTGACCTCATAATCCCCAAGACCAGGAACAGGAAGTGATGTCATGGGGGAGGATCCAGAGCTCAGAAGGACAGGAAGTGATGTCACCATGAGGTGGATGGCGACCCCCAAGCCCTCAGGGTTCAGGAAGTGACATCACTCCAAGCTTCATAACAGGATGTGACCTCATGGTGGGCGGGCCTCACACGCCAGGCCTGCGGAACAGGAAGTGACCTCACCGGAGACAGGAAGTGacgtcaccccccccccccgcaggtgGGTCCGGGGCGCTGGCCCGCATGGCCGCCCGGCTCTACCCGGGCAGCGAGGTCACCGTGTTCGAGACGCCCGACGTCGTCGCTGCCGCCCGCGCCCACTTCCCGCCCCCAGCGGACGAGGACGGGGCGGAGCCTCGTGTGTGCTTCCTGTCAGGTGGGCGCGGGGCAGGCGTCTGGGCGGGGCTCAGTGAGGGGCGGGGCTTGGCGAGTGACATCATCCCGGGCCTTCAATCACACAGCCCTGGCCACAACTTCAAGTCCATACAAATTTATGCAAATTTATGCAAATTTATACAAACGCACATCGGCGTTCACTTTGCAAAATGCAAATCCTCACATGCAAATTTATGCAAATGAGGCCGGCACCAGGCCTTTGCCCGCATGCTAATTAATGTTAATGAGCTGAGGTCCTCCAGGGGAGGCCATTGACCCGATAACCCATGCTAATTTATGCAAATGAGCTCCACCCCACGCCAACGCGAGGTAATTCATGCAAATTACACGCGGGAGCCCCGTGGGCGACGCCCTCAGCCTCGCAAACCCCTCGCGAATTCGCCGCGGCGTGTATGCAAATGAGGCCGCCTCGCCTCTCCCCTTTGCCCCTCCCCCGCGCAGCCCGCGCGATGCTCATTTATGCAAACGCGGCCCCGTGACCCCGCCCCCGGCCCCGCCCCCAGGCGACTTCTTCCGCTCGCCGCTGCCGCCCGCCGACCTCTACGTCCTGGCCCGGGTCCTGCACGACTGGGCGGACGCCGCCTGCGTGGAGCTGCTGCGGCGCGTGCGGGGTGCCCTGCGGCCAGGTGGGCGGGgccgggggcggggagggggcggggcgcgGTCACCGGGGGCGACAGGGGTCGCGGGGTTCACCGTGGGCGGCCCGGGTGACGTGTGGGTCACCGTGGTCACGTGGGGGTCGCTGAGGTCAGCTGGGGTCACCCGGGGTCACGGGAGGTCACCGGGGCCCAGATGAGGTCACTGGGGTCATTGGAGGGGCCGTCTGGGGTCACGCGAGGTCACGAGGGTCGGGTCGTCTCCTGGAGGTCGCACGGGGTCACCGAGGTCAACTGGGGTCAACCAGGGTCAACGGAGGCCACAGGGGGTCAGGGAAGGTCACAGGGTTTACCTGGGTCACAGGGGGGGTCATGGGGTCACCGAGGCTTAGGGAAGGTCACAGGGGTCACATGGGGGTCACATGGGGTCACATAGGGGTCACAGGGGTCACAGGGGTCACATGGGGGTCACGGTGCTCAAATGGGAGTGAGACGGGGTCACATGGGGTCACAGGGGTCACATGGGGGTCACTGGGGTCACATTGGGGTCACGGGGGTCACATGGGAGTCACATGGGGTCACGAGGGTCACCGTGGTGACCGGCCCCCGCCCCCTGACCCCCGATCCCCGCAGGCGGCGCGGTGCTGCTGGTGGAGAGCGTGCTGTCCCCGGGAGGGGCGGGGCCGACGCGGACGCTGCTGCTGTCGCTCACGATGCTGCTGCAGGCCCGGGGCCGCGAGCGCACGGAGGCCGAGTACCGGGCGCTGACCGCGCGTGCCGGCTTCTCCCGCCTGCGGCTGCGGCGCCCGCGGGGCCCCTACCACGCCATGATGGCCGCCCGGGGGGGCGGGGCCGGGGCGCGGAGCGACGGCGGCGGCGGGGACGCGACGTCACAGACAGGAAGTGGGACAGGAAGTGAGGTCGGCGCCCAGGACTGAGGCANNNNNNNNNNNNNNNNNNNNNNNNNNNNNNNNNNNNNNNNNNNNNNNNNNNNNNNNNNNNNNNNNNNNNNNNNNNNNNNNNNNNNNNNNNNNNNNNNNNNNNNNNNNNNNNNNNNNNNNNNNNNNNNNNNNNNNNNNNNNNNNNNNNNNNNNNNNNNNNNNNNNNNNNNNNNNNNNNNNNNNNNNNNNNNNNNNNNNNNNNNNNNNNNNNNNNNNNNNNNNNNNNNNNNNNNNNNNNNNNNNNNNNNNNNNNNNNNNNNNNNNNNNNNNNNNNNNNNNNNNNNNNNNNNNNNNNNNNNNNNNNNNNNNNNNNNNNNNNNNNNNNNNNNNNNNNNNNNNNNNNNNNNNNNNNNNNNNNNNNNNNNNNNNNNNNNNNNNNNNNNNNNNNNNNNNNNNNNNNNNNNNNNNNNNNNNNNNNNNNNNNNNNNNNNNNNNNNNNNNNNNNNNNNNNNNNNNNNNNNNNNNNNNNNNNNNNNNNNNNNNNNNNNNNNNNNNNNNNNNNNNNNNNNNNNNNNNNNNNNNNNNNNNNNNNNNNNNNNNNNNNNNNNNNNNNNNNNNNNNNNNNNNNNNNNNNNNNNNNNNNNNNNNNNNNNNNNNNNNNNNNNNNNNNNNNNNNNNNNNNNNNNNNNNNNNNNNNNNNNNNNNNNNNNNNNNNNNNNNNNNNNNNNNNNNNNNNNNNNNNNNNNNNNNNNNNNNNNNNNNNNNNNNNNNNNNNNNNNNNNNNNNNNNNNNNNNNNNNNNNNNNNNNNNNNNNNNNNNNNNNNNNNNNNNNNNNNNNNNNNNNNNNNNNNNNNNNNNNNNNNNNNNNNNNNNNNNNNNNNNNNNNNNNNNNNNNNNNNNNNNNNNNNNNNNNNNNNNNNNNNNNNNNNNNNNNNNNNNNNNNNNNNNNNNNNNNNNNNNNNNNNNNNNNNNNNNNNNNNNNNNNNNNNNNNNNNNNNNNNNNNNNNNNNNNNNNNNNNNNNNNNNNNNNNNNNNNNNNNNNNNNNNNNNNNNNNNNNNNNNNNNNNNNNNNNNNNNNNNNNNNNNNNNNNNNNNNNNNNNNNNNNNNNNNNNNNNNNNNNNNNNNNNNNNNNNNNNNNNNNNNNNNNNNNNNNNNNNNNNNNNNNNNNNNNNNNNNNNNNNNNNNNNNNNNNNNNNNNNNNNNNNNNNNNNNNNNNNNNNNNNNNNNNNNNNNNNNNNNNNNNNNNNNNNNNNNNNNNNNNNNNNNNNNNNNNNNNNNNNNNNNNNNNNNNNNNNNNNNNNNNNNNNNNNNNNNNNNNNNNNNNNNNNNNNNNNNNNNNNNNNNNNNNNNNNNNNNNNNNNNNNNNNNNNNNNNNNNNNNNNNNNNNNNNNNNNNNNNNNNNNNNNNNNNNNNNNNNNNNNNNNNNNNNNNNNNNNNNNNNNNNNNNNNNNNNNNNNNNNNNNNNNNNNNNNNNNNNNNNNNNNNNNNNNNNNNNNNNNNNNNNNNNNNNNNNNNNNNNNNNNNNNNNNNNNNNNNNNNNNNNNNNNNNNNNNNNNNNNNNNNNNNNNNNNNNNNNNNNNNNNNNNNNNNNNNNNNNNNNNNNNNNNNNNNNNNNNNNNNNNNNNNNNNNNNNNNNNNNNNNNNNNNNNNNNNNNNNNNNNNNNNNNNNNNNNNNNNNNNNNNNNNNNNNNNNNNNNNNNNNNNNNNNNNNNNNNNNNNNNNNNNNNNNNNNNNNNNNNNNNNNNNNNNNNNNNNNNNNNNNNNNNNNNNNNNNNNNNNNNNNNNNNNNNNNNNNNNNNNNNNNNNNNNNNNNNNNNNNNNNNNNNNNNNNNNNNNNNNNNNNNNNNNNNNNNNNNNNNNNNNNNNNNNNNNNNNNNNNNNNNNNNNNNNNNNNNNNNNNNNNNNNNNNNNNNNNNNNNNNNNNNNNNNNNNNNNNNNNNNNNNNNNNNNNNNNNNNNNNNNNNNNNNNNNNNNNNNNNNNNNNNNNNNNNNNNNNNNNNNNNNNNNNNNNNNNNNNNNNNNNNNNNNNNNNNNNNNNNNNNNNNNNNNNNNNNNNNNNNNNNNNNNNNNNNNNNNNNNNNNNNNNNNNNNNNNNNNNNNNNNNNNNNNNNNNNNNNNNNNNNNNNNNNNNNNNNNNNNNNNNNNNNNNNNNNNNNNNNNNNNNNNNNNNNNNNNNNNNNNNNNNNNNNNNNNNNNNNNNNNNNNNNNNNNNNNNNNNNNNNNNNNNNNNNNNNNNNNNNNNNNNNNNNNNNNNNNNNNNNNNNNNNNNNNNNNNNNNNNNNNNNNNNNNNNNNNNNNNNNNNNNNNNNNNNNNNNNNNNNNNNNNNNNNNNNNNNNNNNNNNNNNNNNNNNNNNNNNNNNNNNNNNNNNNNNNNNNNNNNNNNNNNNNNNNNNNNNNNNNNNNNNNNNNNNNNNNNNNNNNNNNNNNNNNNNNNNNNNNNNNNNNNNNNNNNNNNNNNNNNNNNNNNNNNNNNNNNNNNNNNNNNNNNNNNNNNNNNNNNNNNNNNNNNNNNNNNNNNNNNNNNNNNNNNNNNNNNNNNNNNNNNNNNNNNNNNNNNNNNNNNNNNNNNNNNNNNNNNNNNNNNNNNNNNNNNNNNNNNNNNNNNNNNNNNNNNNNNNNNNNNNNNNNNNNNNNNNNNNNNNNNNNNNNNNNNNNNNNNNNNNNNNNNNNNNNNNNNNNNNNNNNNNNNNNNNNNNNNNNNNNNNNNNNNNNNNNNNNNNNNNNNNNNNNNNNNNNNNNNNNNNNNNNNNNNNNNNNNNNNNNNNNNNNNNNNNNNNNNNNNNNNNNNNNNNNNNNNNNNNNNNNNNNNNNNNNNNNNNNNNNNNNNNNNNNNNNNNNNNNNNNNNNNNNNNNNNNNNNNNNNNNNNNNNNNNNNNNNNNNNNNNNNNNNNNNNNNNNNNNNNNNNNNNNNNNNNNNNNNNNNNNNNNNNNNNNNNNNNNNNNNNNNNNNNNNNNNNNNNNNNNNNNNNNNNNNNNNNNNNNNNNNNNNNNNNNNNNNNNNNNNNNNNNNNNNNNNNNNNNNNNNNNNNNNNNNNNNNNNNNNNNNNNNNNNNNNNNNNNNNNNNNNNNNNNNNNNNNNNNNNNNNNNNNNNNNNNNNNNNNNNNNNNNNNNNNNNNNNNNNNNNNNNNNNNNNNNNNNNNNNNNNNNNNNNNNNNNNNNNNNNNNNNNNNNNNNNNNNNNNNNNNNNNNNNNNNNNNNNNNNNNNNNNNNNNNNNNNNNNNNNNNNNNNNNNNNNNNNNNNNNNNNNNNNNNNNNNNNNNNNNNNNNNNNNNNNNNNNNNNNNNNNNNNNNNNNNNNNNNNNNNNNNNNNNNNNNNNNNNNNNNNNNNNNNNNNNNNNNNNNNNNNNNNNNNNNNNNNNNNNNNNNNNNNNNNNNNNNNNNNNNNNNNNNNNNNNNNNNNNNNNNNNNNNNNNNNNNNNNNNNNNNNNNNNNNNNNNNNNNNNNNNNNNNNNNNNNNNNNNNNNNNNNNNNNNNNNNNNNNNNNNNNNNNNNNNNNNNNNNNNNNNNNNNNNNNNNNNNNNNNNNNNNNNNNNNNNNNNNNNNNNNNNNNNNNNNNNNNNNNNNNNNNNNNNNNNNNNNNNNNNNNNNNNNNNNNNNNNNNNNNNNNNNNNNNNNNNNNNNNNNNNNNNNNNNNNNNNNNNNNNNNNNNNNNNNNNNNNNNNNNNNNNNNNNNNNNNNNNNNNNNNNNNNNNNNNNNNNNNNNNNNNNNNNNNNNNNNNNNNNNNNNNNNNNNNNNNNNNNNNNNNNNNNNNNNNNNNNNNNNNNNNNNNNNNNNNNNNNNNNNNNNNNNNNNNNNNNNNNNNNNNNNNNNNNNNNNNNNNNNNNNNNNNNNNNNNNNNNNNNNNNNNNNNNNNNNNNNNNNNNNNNNNNNNNNNNNNNNNNNNNNNNNNNNNNNNNNNNNNNNNNNNNNNNNNNNNNNNNNNNNNNNNNNNNNNNNNNNNNNNNNNNNNNNNNNNNNNNNNNNNNNNNNNNNNNNNNNNNNNNNNNNNNNNNNNNNNNNNNNNNNNNNNNNNNNNNNNNNNNNNNNNNNNNNNNNNNNNNNNNNNNNNNNNNNNNNNNNNNNNNNNNNNNNNNNNNNNNNNNNNNNNNNNNNNNNNNNNNNNNNNNNNNNNNNNNNNNNNNNNNNNNNNNNNNNNNNNNNNNNNNNNNNNNNNNNNNNNNNNNNNNNNNNNNNNNNNNNNNNNNNNNNNNNNNNNNNNNNNNNNNNNNNNNNNNNNNNNNNNNNNNNNNNNNNNNNNNNNNNNNNNNNNNNNNNNNNNNNNNNNNNNNNNNNNNNNNNNNNNNNNNNNNNNNNNNNNNNNNNNNNNNNNNNNNNNNNNNNNNNNNNNNNNNNNNNNNNNNNNNNNNNNNNNNNNNNNNNNNNNNNNNNNNNNNNNNNNNNNNNNNNNNNNNNNNNNNNNNNNNNNNNNNNNNNNNNNNNNNNNNNNNNNNNNNNNNNNNNNNNNNNNNNNNNNNNNNNNNNNNNNNNNNNNNNNNNNNNNNNNNNNNNNNNNNNNNNNNNNNNNNNNNNNNNNNNNNNNNNNNNNNNNNNNNNNNNNNNNNNNNNNNNNNNNNNNNNNNNNNNNNNNNNNNNNNNNNNNNNNNNNNNNNNNNNNNNNNNNNNNNNNNNNNNNNNNNNNNNNNNNNNNNNNNNNNNNNNNNNNNNNNNNNNNNNNNNNNNNNNNNNNNNNNNNNNNNNNNNNNNNNNNNNNNNNNNNNNNNNNNNNNNNNNNNNNNNNNNNNNNNNNNNNNNNNNNNNNNNNNNNNNNNNNNNNNNNNNNNNNNNNNNNNNNNNNNNNNNNNNNNNNNNNNNNNNNNNNNNNNNNNNNNNNNNNNNNNNNNNNNNNNNNNNNNNNNNNNNNNNNNNNNNNNNNNNNNNNNNNNNNNNNNNNNNNNNNNNNNNNNNNNNNNNNNNNNNNNNNNNNNNNNNNNNNNNNNNNNNNNNNNNNNNNNNNNNNNNNNNNNNNNNNNNNNNNNNNNNNNNNNNNNNNNNNNNNNNNNNNNNNNNNNNNNNNNNNNNNNNNNNNNNNNNNNNNNNNNNNNNNNNNNNNNNNNNNNNNNNNNNNNNNNNNNNNNNNNNNNNNNNNNNNNNNNNNNNNNNNNNNNNNNNNNNNNNNNNNNNNNNNNNNNNNNNNNNNNNNNNNNNNNNNNNNNNNNNNNNNNNNNNNNNNNNNNNNNNNNNNNNNNNNNNNNNNNNNNNNNNNNNNNNNNNNNNNNNNNNNNNNNNNNNNNNNNNNNNNNNNNNNNNNNNNNNNNNNNNNNNNNNNNNNNNNNNNNNNNNNNNNNNNNNNNNNNNNNNNNNNNNNNNNNNNNNNNNNNNNNNNNNNNNNNNNNNNNNNNNNNNNNNNNNNNNNNNNNNNNNNNNNNNNNNNNNNNNNNNNNNNNNNNNNNNNNNNNNNNNNNNNNNNNNNNNNNNNNNNNNNNNNNNNNNNNNNNNNNNNNNNNNNNNNNNNNNNNNNNNNNNNNNNNNNNNNNNNNNNNNNNNNNNNNNNNNNNNNNNNNNNNNNNNNNNNNNNNNNNNNNNNNNNNNNNNNNNNNNNNNNNNNNNNNNNNNNNNNNNNNNNNNNNNNNNNNNNNNNNNNNNNNNNNNNNNNNNNNNNNNNNNNNNNNNNNNNNNNNNNNNNNNNNNNNNNNNNNNNNNNNNNNNNNNNNNNNNNNNNNNNNNNNNNNNNNNNNNNNNNNNNNNNNNNNNNNNNNNNNNNNNNNNNNNNNNNNNNNNNNNNNNNNNNNNNNNNNNNNNNNNNNNNNNNNNNNNNNNNNNNNNNNNNNNNNNNNNNNNNNNNNNNNNNNNNNNNNNNNNNNNNNNNNNNNNNNNNNNNNNNNNNNNNNNNNNNNNNNNNNNNNNNNNNNNNNNNNNNNNNNNNNNNNNNNNNNNNNNNNNNNNNNNNNNNNNNNNNNNNNNNNNNNNNNNNNNNNNNNNNNNNNNNNNNNNNNNNNNNNNNNNNNNNNNNNNNNNNNNNNNNNNNNNNNNNNNNNNNNNNNNNNNNNNNNNNNNNNNNNNNNNNNNNNNNNNNNNNNNNNNNNNNNNNNNNNNNNNNNNNNNNNNNNNNNNNNNNNNNNNNNNNNNNNNNNNNNNNNNNNNNNNNNNNNNNNNNNNNNNNNNNNNNNNNNNNNNNNNNNNNNNNNNNNNNNNNNNNNNNNNNNNNNNNNNNNNNNNNNNNNNNNNNNNNNNNNNNNNNNNNNNNNNNNNNNNNNNNNNNNNNNNNNNNNNNNNNNNNNNNNNNNNNNNNNNNNNNNNNNNNNNNNNNNNNNNNNNNNNNNNNNNNNNNNNNNNNNNNNNNNNNNNNNNNNNNNNNNNNNNNNNNNNNNNNNNNNNNNNNNNNNNNNNNNNNNNNNNNNNNNNNNNNNNNNNNNNNNNNNNNNNNNNNNNNNNNNNNNNNNNNNNNNNNNNNNNNNNNNNNNNNNNNNNNNNNNNNNNNNNNNNNNNNNNNNNNNNNNNNNNNNNNNNNNNNNNNNNNNNNNNNNNNNNNNNNNNNNNNNNNNNNNNNNNNNNNNNNNNNNNNNNNNNNNNNNNNNNNNNNNNNNNNNNNNNNNNNNNNNNNNNNNNNNNNNNNNNNNNNNNNNNNNNNNNNNNNNNNNNNNNNNNNNNNNNNNNNNNNNNNNNNNNNNNNNNNNNNNNNNNNNNNNNNNNNNNNNNNNNNNNNNNNNNNNNNNNNNNNNNNNNNNNNNNNNNNNNNNNNNNNNNNNNNNNNNNNNNNNNNNNNNNNNNNNNNNNNNNNNNNNNNNNNNNNNNNNNNNNNNNNNNNNNNNNNNNNNNNNNNNNNNNNNNNNNNNNNNNNNNNNNNNNNNNNNNNNNNNNNNNNNNNNNNNNNNNNNNNNNNNNNNNNNNNNNNNNNNNNNNNNNNNNNNNNNNNNNNNN
Encoded here:
- the Asmt gene encoding acetylserotonin O-methyltransferase isoform 2 (isoform 2 is encoded by transcript variant 2), with translation MHRGRSASARQERDFRALMDLAHGFMASQVLFAGCALRVFDAAALGPVDAAALARSSGLSPRGTRLLLDACAGLGLLGRRRGAGPRGPAYTNSPLASTFLVAGSPLSQRSLLLYLAGTTYLCWGHLADGVREGRSQYARAVGVDADDPFTAIYRSEAERLLFMRGLQETWSLCGGRVLTAFDLSPFRVICDLGGGSGALARMAARLYPGSEVTVFETPDVVAAARAHFPPPADEDGAEPRVCFLSGDFFRSPLPPADLYVLARVLHDWADAACVELLRRVRGALRPGGAVLLVESVLSPGGAGPTRTLLLSLTMLLQARGRERTEAEYRALTARAGFSRLRLRRPRGPYHAMMAARGGGAGARSDGGGGDATSQTGSGTGSEVGAQD